The window tTCATACAATTTTCCTTTAGTATGTTTGCAATGGAAATCTGTGACACTCAGTGTTCAATAACACACGACGAACCTGATCACGGCGGATGAACACAAGTAATTATAAACGTCATCACGCGTTTTGAATAGATATAAGTCCCACTACAGTTTAAACTATTATTGTTACATTGTAGATTTTGTCCTTccacaaattcatttaaaaattaaatttgttgttatgactattttaaaatagtcataacaacaaatttaatttttaaatgaatttgtggAAGGacaatttaataaaacgtttaaaCCTACACCTAACCGATTTGATAcgtccttttttttaaaaaatggagtACAATTATATCCATCCTATTCCAAACAGgaaatttcataaatattcatgaCAACGAAGAAAGTTCAAGAAATTGGTTCACGGTAAGCAAGCGATGCAGGGCTGACCGTTGGTGTCTAACAatgcatataagtaaaatacGTTGGTCATGTACCTGAAGTAAGGAACATAAAAACTTTTTGGGTCTATAACAAGTGTTTTGAATGAGTGCATTGCCTAGCTTTATACCAGGCCAGCCTCTTGAATATTTGATGCGAAAGACTTTCATTGGCTCTTTGaaattatttcaagagataCTGTATGGCTCTATCTTTTCTATCttattaaaaatctttaaaagatgCATTCATATATTAATTTCCTTAAGCTTAATTATCCTTATTTCATATAGCTAACGCAGAAGAGTTTTCTAATACAATACCAGTATAACGTTTACAAAATAACTGGATTATATAGTTACATTATAcaagtaaaatacatttttaacattcacGGATTAGTTAACTGAATGTGTTGTTATTATATGTACTCATAGTGAAATACTCTGATTTATGTTTATAACCACTGCAAAGCAAACGTgaagaagaaaatataaatgcatAACTCACTATAAGATTCCATCATTTAATTACCAGTAgattatattttagttttattataAACCAAAAATATATCCGTATGCTGTAACCGCGGTGAAGTCGAGTTAAAAATCGTCTCAGGAAAAGGGTCAtaatcaaaaatttcaaaatctggTCTCAACGCTTGAACTAATAAATTGAGAGATTTTAAATGAACAGTTCTAtaaatttctcgaaaatatttaactttttgGATCTTTAGTTCTCCTTGGTTTGATTTCAGGTGAGCAGATTTCATAACTTTGATGAGATCAACAGGTTTAATGCTCTGAGACTTCGTTTCGTCAAAAGGATATATCTCGTGGTCACTGATGAGTCCTTTTATCTGCATATGTTTCCAAGACCGAAGGTAAGCTTCATGCATGCTGATGCAAGGCGTAATGGAATTCTTTCGGTCTTGGAGTGATGTGGCCACGTCTAGAAATGTATCATCAACCGCCATACTTTTCATGTCTGTTCCCTCGAAATTCGAAACGTTCCATGTTTtcatcagaaaactaaaatccTTGTCAAAAGTTTCCATTTTGCCAATGAAATCGTACGGTATCTGGCATGGCTTGCACATGTCGTGCATTGCCATGAAATGTGGATCTCTGACTTTCTTAAAATATCCCTCCGCATTGATGACGTAATCCACAATTTCCTGGAAAGTGATGTCACTATAGCACGCGGCGCGGCCTCGTTGTGGATTTGGTCGTATCGAACGGCCAATAGAATTCCAGTAATAAGGATTTGctgtgtaaattttatctaGATATCCCGACAAAAGTCTTGTGAACGGATTTCTGGCAATCACGAAAACAAAATTCGTCTTGAAAGACGCAAGAGCATGGTAGAGACCTTCCTCTACGAACGGAACGGATTTCTCGTTGACATGCAGTGGTGCGATGTCGTATGGCGTTTTCAGGTTTGTTGAATCCAGCATCTGTAACATCCTTCGCCAGAATGTCGATCCTGCTTTTTCGATGCTGCAGTACAAAATGTGATGCGAGGAACTTTTCCGGAAATGACGCTTCATGGAAAACTTTGTTTCTCTTCCAAATTGAAATTCTCTCCCTCGACACGCATTGCTGTATCTCTCTAATCGCTGGATCAGGTACGACTCGCTTatattatatttcttaaaaggaaactgaaattgaatttgaaaaaaagatttttaaaagaaagatttgTCGCATCAAGTGAAATAAAACGCTGTCATCGAAtgaaaattgtcaatttttggAACAACCAGTCTCCTCTTCaggacaaaaaaataaattctttaaatcaaatgttaaaataattattataagtacatgtatattgaattttacagatttatgtgtaaaatttacagattggggtgaaaattttacatattaatttcTACACACTGGGTTGTAAATTTTATACGTAAAAGAATAAacatacaaaaatttaaaaaaagtgtcaaTGTGACAATAATACACTTATGTAGAGAACAACGAGAAAGTATTGTCGACAAAGATAGACAGGTAGCTGAAATATAAACCAAACATTATGGTGTACaacttttcaaattcaaaatgcatttgaaaaaaaataataaaatgaatgcgTTTTATAAGTTTTACATTTTCATAATctcaaatttacatttaaaaattaatactacaATGTCATGTATAATATTACAACTTTATTGAAAAGATCTGACAATCGACTGTTTCATCgtatttggtttttttgttttgatataaaacCCCCCATACATCAAATGTTGCGCAAGGCCCAAAGTCGAGGACAAGATTGAATCTGAAAGTCCAGCACATCATATGTTGCCCATAtccagtcaacaactgttttgttattcCCCCTACTACAGATGAAAGTAATATTTCAAATAGCAACTAGACATTCTTGTCGCACAGCCCATCGGCTATTTCCGTACAGTCGAGATCGGGCGAATATTACATGAAATTAGCAATGACGTATCTGTCCAACAATTTTTATAATGGACCATCGATAGATCATCGTTACATCGATACATCGAAAGATCGATAAACATCAAATTTACTAGACCACTTGAATTAGGTACACGTTCATTTTGTTGGACTTTTTGTCAGTAAGAACTATGAAGACGAATATTTATAAGGGtgcaacaaataaaaatataattatataataagttgaaaaaatatctaaaacaataaattaaaagggtttttttttaattctaatgtGTTTTAAGGTATTTCTAcagtaaatcaaaattaaaaaaaaaaaaaaccttgattttGTGACTAATATTCCTGGAATTACTCCTTCCGTTTGGAATTTGCTCGACAAAAAAATCAGTCACATGCcgaatttttaaatctttagtTGCAGTATTTGATGCTTGTTTGCTCACGGAAACATCTGTAAAAGGAAgaattaataacaaaaataatgattataaaGTTTTTTACACGATTCAAATAAGGCTGGAGGACCACGTTTAGTTTTTTTATACTCTGTACCATGATATcctggattcacatttggcttGATTGctagatatttataaatacctcagggttcaaacgatgttcattcaaaagtatggaaaatttccaagatttctcagtcgaaacgcccctgttagcttatcaggtttcaatagaatgctaaaaaatttgatgtctacggggattttgtattgcagcaaccCCGGATGAGACCgctgaaaaattgcgcgatgtattccgagtgtattccgaaaggagaaaagatgtaaatattcccctttataaatctccgtaaggaatctgcatgtttcgttcctgtgaatttttccgagtgaaatatgataatgtttcaatgaaattacatgtatcttggaaaatttccctttcatcgatttcaattgcacttctatcacaggtatgtgtattttgattaaaaatcgtccaaatgtgcagcataaatatctttggACAGACTATACCAAAGAACCAGACATAAAGGGATAAGAAGGATTCAGGTTTATATAGGCAAAattaacacatacatgtactaataactcaacaaatatgcatgcagtttttaaaaactgcaaatttaaaaagacgaaagactaaaaaaaaaaattaaaaaaaaacaaaaaacaaaaaaaaacaattaagattaaattaaatatacgGAATTATGGAATGTTGTGATTTTTGGAAATCTTTGAAATTATATTGGTATATTGGATAAAAATGACCAAATAATACATTGAAgcaataattcattttttcaaagaaaaaaagacaacagaaaatgattgttttatcAGACAACTCAATAAAGTGGGAAATCAAAAAACACATTCGTTTTACCTCGTATTTGGAATATTCCAATCACCGAGAATAAAAGTACCATGCCGAACAACAGTTTTCTGATTAATTTTCTCCTCAAACGCATCATGT is drawn from Crassostrea angulata isolate pt1a10 chromosome 5, ASM2561291v2, whole genome shotgun sequence and contains these coding sequences:
- the LOC128185679 gene encoding carbohydrate sulfotransferase 11-like codes for the protein MKTLNMMRLRRKLIRKLLFGMVLLFSVIGIFQIRDVSVSKQASNTATKDLKIRHVTDFFVEQIPNGRSNSRNISHKIKFPFKKYNISESYLIQRLERYSNACRGREFQFGRETKFSMKRHFRKSSSHHILYCSIEKAGSTFWRRMLQMLDSTNLKTPYDIAPLHVNEKSVPFVEEGLYHALASFKTNFVFVIARNPFTRLLSGYLDKIYTANPYYWNSIGRSIRPNPQRGRAACYSDITFQEIVDYVINAEGYFKKVRDPHFMAMHDMCKPCQIPYDFIGKMETFDKDFSFLMKTWNVSNFEGTDMKSMAVDDTFLDVATSLQDRKNSITPCISMHEAYLRSWKHMQIKGLISDHEIYPFDETKSQSIKPVDLIKVMKSAHLKSNQGELKIQKVKYFREIYRTVHLKSLNLLVQALRPDFEIFDYDPFPETIFNSTSPRLQHTDIFLVYNKTKI